The Aerosakkonema funiforme FACHB-1375 genome includes a region encoding these proteins:
- a CDS encoding CYTH domain-containing protein, which produces MATEIERKFLVNGDKWRTLGTGIIYCQGYIRTTNETTVRIRIVGERGYLTIKGLTVGTSRPEFEYPIPIEDAREMLNTLCERPLIEKIRFRIEQGGLIWEVDEFLGENQGLIIAEVELTDENQVIELPDWIGAEVSNEPRYFNANLAKYPFNKWTT; this is translated from the coding sequence ATGGCTACGGAGATAGAGCGCAAATTTTTAGTTAATGGTGACAAATGGCGAACCCTTGGGACTGGTATTATTTATTGCCAAGGTTACATTCGCACCACAAACGAAACCACTGTTCGCATTCGTATTGTAGGCGAGCGGGGCTACTTAACCATTAAGGGTTTGACTGTTGGTACTTCTAGACCTGAGTTTGAGTACCCCATCCCGATCGAAGATGCCCGAGAAATGCTCAATACTTTGTGCGAGCGTCCTTTGATTGAGAAAATTAGGTTCAGAATTGAGCAGGGTGGTTTAATTTGGGAAGTAGATGAATTCTTAGGTGAAAATCAAGGCTTAATTATAGCCGAAGTTGAATTAACTGATGAAAACCAAGTGATTGAATTACCAGATTGGATTGGAGCGGAAGTGTCAAACGAGCCGAGATACTTCAATGCTAATTTAGCTAAGTATCCATTTAACAAGTGGACAACTTAA